Proteins encoded in a region of the Thermocaproicibacter melissae genome:
- the xseA gene encoding exodeoxyribonuclease VII large subunit produces MITQPEVLTVTQLNTYLKFKFEDDEILSHVFVTGEISNFTCNYRSGHLYFTLKDDRCAIHAVMFSRSASRLKFSPEDGMKVLVRGRVGIYEVSGQYQLYVEDMQPDGLGALSLAFAQLKAKLEKEGLFDSSRKKPIPRFPERIGVVTSPTGAAVHDIMTILARRYPLAEVIFCPVQVQGDTAAPQIVAAIRQINRLKCADVIIVGRGGGSLEDLWPFNEEIVARAVAESEIPVISAVGHETDFTICDFAADLRAPTPSAAAELAVPDSTELMASVETLRMNLIRAASDKVANAKAELSVLSQNRFLKNPLESVELKKLEVDRLFGQMTESAQRNIEHEKERVSALCGKLNALSPLSVLSRGYAEVFNEEGKIVTSAEKISVHDKIAVRFSDGTLHCTVDEKEAEGENE; encoded by the coding sequence GTGATTACGCAACCGGAAGTGCTGACTGTCACCCAGCTGAACACTTACCTCAAATTTAAGTTTGAAGATGACGAAATCCTTTCGCACGTTTTTGTTACTGGGGAAATTTCCAATTTTACGTGCAATTATCGCTCGGGGCATTTGTATTTTACCCTCAAAGATGACCGATGTGCGATACATGCCGTAATGTTTTCCAGAAGCGCTTCCCGGTTAAAATTCAGCCCGGAAGATGGTATGAAGGTACTTGTACGAGGTAGAGTTGGAATCTATGAGGTTTCCGGGCAATATCAGTTGTATGTTGAGGATATGCAGCCTGATGGATTAGGGGCCTTGAGTCTCGCCTTTGCACAGTTAAAAGCAAAGCTGGAAAAAGAAGGGCTGTTTGACTCCTCTCGCAAAAAGCCGATTCCTCGTTTTCCGGAGCGTATCGGAGTAGTTACATCCCCGACTGGGGCTGCGGTACATGACATTATGACCATTCTCGCAAGGCGATATCCGCTTGCGGAAGTAATCTTCTGTCCGGTACAGGTGCAAGGGGATACTGCTGCACCGCAGATTGTGGCAGCGATTCGGCAAATCAATCGGTTAAAATGCGCCGATGTTATCATTGTTGGCCGGGGCGGAGGGTCCTTGGAGGACTTGTGGCCGTTTAACGAGGAAATCGTCGCGCGTGCTGTTGCGGAATCCGAGATTCCGGTCATTTCCGCCGTCGGCCATGAAACAGATTTTACCATCTGTGATTTTGCAGCCGACCTTCGGGCGCCGACCCCTTCTGCAGCGGCAGAGCTCGCCGTACCGGATTCCACAGAGCTGATGGCAAGCGTTGAGACGCTGAGAATGAATTTGATTCGTGCAGCATCGGATAAAGTAGCAAATGCAAAGGCGGAACTATCCGTGCTTTCCCAGAACCGCTTTCTGAAGAACCCGCTTGAAAGCGTTGAACTGAAAAAGTTGGAAGTTGACCGTCTTTTCGGTCAAATGACGGAATCCGCCCAGCGGAATATCGAACATGAGAAGGAACGCGTCTCAGCCTTATGCGGAAAACTGAATGCGCTGAGCCCGCTTTCTGTTCTTTCAAGAGGCTACGCGGAAGTCTTTAATGAGGAAGGAAAGATTGTGACGAGTGCGGAAAAGATTTCCGTCCATGATAAGATAGCAGTACGTTTTTCGGACGGAACCTTACACTGCACCGTCGATGAAAAGGAAGCTGAGGGCGAAAATGAATAA
- the xseB gene encoding exodeoxyribonuclease VII small subunit, with amino-acid sequence MNKKMTFETALKRLSEIVDLLEKGDTPLEESMKLFEEGSELAAFCYHKLSAAEQKIKTITEKGEQADGQD; translated from the coding sequence ATGAATAAGAAAATGACATTTGAAACAGCCTTGAAAAGACTCAGTGAAATTGTAGATTTACTGGAAAAAGGCGATACGCCGCTTGAGGAATCCATGAAGCTTTTTGAAGAAGGTTCTGAGCTTGCTGCTTTTTGCTACCATAAGCTTTCCGCAGCGGAGCAGAAAATCAAAACAATAACAGAGAAGGGGGAACAGGCTGATGGGCAGGATTGA